From the genome of Nitrosarchaeum sp., one region includes:
- a CDS encoding CxxC-x17-CxxC domain-containing protein, translating to MSVDDRKMYPCTCSDCGKESQVPFQPIEGRDVFCKECLPKHRKPRSENRGRY from the coding sequence ATGTCAGTAGATGACCGAAAAATGTACCCATGTACATGTTCTGATTGCGGAAAAGAATCCCAAGTACCTTTTCAACCAATAGAAGGTAGAGATGTATTCTGCAAAGAATGTTTACCAAAACATAGAAAACCAAGATCTGAAAATAGAGGAAGATATTAG
- a CDS encoding DsbA family protein, whose product MDSDVESNHSGKKIVNKSVFNILVVSIIGVSLIAAFFAGSFISLKSEQVTKSELNNAIASLEAKISKNQMPTQPNIQPIKISADDDPVIGNHDAPITIIEFSDFQCPFCARFQIQTLPLILEQYVETGKVKFVFRDFPIQSSHPNAMPAAVASECADEQNKFWQYHDMLFENQGIWNKMDFTSAITTFKEYAIELELNQEQFNACLDSGKYVNEINNDLTDGRNYEITGTPGFFIGNEKLGFVKVNGAQPFEVFQGIIESQLNS is encoded by the coding sequence ATGGATTCAGATGTAGAATCAAATCACAGTGGGAAAAAAATAGTGAATAAATCGGTTTTTAATATTTTAGTGGTTTCAATAATTGGAGTTAGTTTGATAGCTGCATTTTTTGCAGGTTCTTTTATTAGTTTAAAATCAGAGCAGGTAACAAAATCGGAATTAAACAATGCAATAGCAAGTCTTGAAGCAAAAATTTCAAAAAATCAGATGCCAACACAACCAAACATACAGCCAATCAAGATATCTGCAGATGACGACCCAGTCATTGGAAATCACGATGCACCGATTACCATAATAGAATTTTCAGATTTTCAGTGTCCATTTTGTGCTAGATTTCAAATTCAAACCCTACCATTAATCTTAGAACAATATGTAGAAACAGGAAAAGTGAAATTTGTGTTTAGAGATTTCCCAATTCAATCCAGTCATCCTAATGCAATGCCAGCAGCTGTTGCATCAGAGTGTGCAGATGAGCAAAACAAATTTTGGCAGTATCATGATATGTTATTTGAAAACCAAGGAATTTGGAATAAGATGGATTTTACATCTGCAATTACAACCTTTAAAGAATATGCAATAGAATTAGAGTTAAATCAAGAACAATTCAACGCTTGTCTTGATTCTGGCAAATATGTCAATGAGATCAACAATGATCTAACAGATGGAAGAAATTATGAGATTACTGGAACACCTGGATTTTTCATTGGAAATGAAAAGTTGGGATTTGTAAAAGTAAATGGAGCCCAGCCCTTTGAGGTATTTCAAGGCATAATAGAGTCTCAGCTCAACTCTTGA
- a CDS encoding DEAD/DEAH box helicase, producing MTKFQDLGLREELLKGIREMGFEEAFPIQEAVIPVLLTGRDVVGQAHTGSGKTAAFALAMLQEIQPKKGIQGLVMAPTRELAMQISSEIKKFGKYTGIRVATVYGGQGMGLQLDALDRGVEIVVATPGRLIDHLKRGSIELGDITHIVLDEADTMLDMGFVDDIQFILDLAPEERVMSLFSATMPTEILRLSEDYLKNPKQFLLDADDLSGEGIDQAYLVIKDRDKMKYLIDFIKPLKGQIIVFCSTKYRTRDVAKYLHQEKFDAVAIEGDMSQSRREQSMSKFRSGKVDILVATDVASRGIDVPRVELVVNYDVPNQEMAYFHRIGRTARAGAKGRAITLVSYSSVGDWNLIKRQIKVPLTDLNKEMGIEISIPDPLKRQSPSRRFGGSQSRSGYSRGRGGSGYGRSGGSGGYRGSSRGDARDDRSGGRKRYGDRNSGNSYGGRSRW from the coding sequence ATGACAAAATTTCAAGATTTAGGATTAAGAGAAGAATTACTGAAAGGGATTCGTGAAATGGGATTTGAAGAAGCATTTCCTATTCAAGAAGCCGTTATTCCAGTATTACTTACAGGGAGAGATGTCGTAGGACAAGCTCATACTGGTTCAGGTAAAACAGCCGCATTTGCTTTAGCAATGCTTCAAGAGATTCAACCAAAAAAAGGCATCCAAGGTTTGGTAATGGCTCCAACAAGAGAGCTTGCAATGCAAATTTCATCAGAGATAAAGAAATTTGGAAAATATACGGGAATTAGAGTAGCAACAGTGTACGGAGGCCAAGGAATGGGATTACAATTAGATGCACTAGATAGAGGAGTGGAGATAGTAGTTGCGACTCCGGGAAGATTAATTGATCATCTTAAACGTGGTTCAATTGAACTAGGAGATATCACTCACATTGTGTTAGATGAAGCAGATACAATGTTAGATATGGGATTTGTTGACGACATTCAGTTTATTTTAGATCTTGCTCCAGAAGAGAGAGTAATGTCATTGTTTTCAGCAACAATGCCAACTGAAATTTTAAGATTATCTGAAGACTATCTAAAGAATCCTAAACAATTTTTGCTTGATGCAGATGATCTTAGCGGAGAGGGTATAGACCAAGCATATCTGGTAATTAAAGACAGAGATAAAATGAAATACCTTATTGATTTTATCAAACCACTTAAAGGTCAGATCATAGTTTTCTGTTCTACAAAATATAGAACCAGAGATGTAGCAAAATATCTTCATCAAGAAAAATTTGATGCAGTTGCAATCGAAGGAGATATGTCACAAAGCAGAAGAGAACAATCAATGTCCAAATTTAGAAGTGGCAAAGTAGACATTCTTGTTGCAACTGATGTAGCATCAAGAGGAATTGATGTTCCAAGAGTAGAACTGGTAGTAAATTATGATGTTCCAAATCAAGAGATGGCATATTTCCATAGAATTGGAAGAACCGCAAGAGCAGGAGCAAAAGGAAGAGCAATCACACTAGTATCATACTCATCAGTAGGAGATTGGAATTTAATTAAACGCCAAATCAAAGTACCACTAACAGATTTGAATAAAGAAATGGGAATAGAAATTTCAATTCCGGACCCACTAAAGAGACAGTCTCCATCCAGAAGATTTGGAGGTTCACAATCAAGATCAGGTTACTCAAGAGGCAGAGGCGGTAGTGGATATGGAAGGTCTGGAGGTTCTGGTGGGTATAGAGGTTCCAGTAGAGGAGATGCAAGAGATGACAGAAGTGGTGGAAGAAAAAGATATGGTGACCGAAATAGTGGAAATAGCTATGGCGGACGCAGTAGATGGTAG
- a CDS encoding Lrp/AsnC ligand binding domain-containing protein, whose protein sequence is MHIGFILLNCDLGAEEYIVEELKQMPKVKNAHLTYGAYDVIVEVNTEEQKDFEKAVADIRKLSRVVSTMTLNVIN, encoded by the coding sequence ATGCATATTGGATTTATTTTGTTAAATTGTGATCTTGGTGCAGAAGAATACATTGTTGAGGAATTAAAACAGATGCCCAAAGTCAAAAACGCACATCTGACTTATGGAGCATATGATGTAATTGTAGAAGTAAACACAGAAGAGCAAAAAGATTTTGAAAAAGCGGTTGCAGATATTAGAAAATTATCAAGAGTAGTAAGTACAATGACGCTAAATGTCATAAATTAA
- a CDS encoding amidohydrolase family protein, which translates to MIIDCHVHVNQYELIQHISSLDDRIDELQKEMTSNNVDYAIILSSYKTNSERPSAKQIIDAIKKYDNLGVVAGFSIDNHTDDDLKNYRTWIKDGLVKGLKIYSGYEHYYPYDERYQKIYDTCVEFDVPAMFHTGDTYSPKGKLRYSRPLNLDDVAVDNPELKIVMCHLGNPWIQDAQEVIYKNKNVYADISGLVIGSFDHFFEKMIKEKVAELINYAGEPKYLLYGTDWPISSMDSYLNFVAKLKIKQEFIDNFMYKKAKELFKIS; encoded by the coding sequence ATGATCATCGACTGCCATGTTCACGTAAATCAGTACGAACTCATCCAACATATCTCTTCTTTAGATGATAGAATAGATGAACTTCAAAAAGAAATGACAAGTAACAATGTAGATTACGCTATTATTTTATCATCCTACAAAACAAATTCAGAGAGGCCTTCTGCAAAACAGATCATTGATGCAATTAAAAAATACGATAATCTTGGTGTCGTTGCAGGATTCTCAATTGACAATCATACTGATGATGATCTAAAAAATTACAGAACTTGGATTAAAGATGGATTAGTAAAAGGACTCAAAATCTATTCTGGTTATGAACATTATTATCCCTATGATGAAAGATATCAAAAAATTTATGATACTTGTGTGGAATTTGACGTTCCTGCAATGTTTCATACTGGGGATACATATAGTCCAAAAGGAAAACTTCGCTATTCCCGTCCGTTAAATCTCGATGATGTTGCAGTAGACAATCCTGAGCTAAAAATTGTAATGTGTCATCTAGGAAACCCATGGATTCAAGATGCTCAAGAAGTGATATATAAAAATAAAAATGTCTATGCTGATATCTCTGGCCTCGTTATTGGCAGCTTTGATCACTTTTTTGAAAAAATGATCAAAGAAAAAGTTGCCGAGCTAATTAATTATGCCGGAGAACCAAAATACCTACTTTATGGAACTGACTGGCCTATCAGCTCAATGGATTCATACCTTAACTTTGTTGCAAAGTTGAAAATCAAACAGGAATTTATAGATAATTTCATGTACAAAAAAGCAAAAGAATTGTTTAAAATCTCATAA
- a CDS encoding GNAT family N-acetyltransferase — translation MSAQTRKSKVIIRNMTKEDIPKIVELQKAAFPYMAAEGVYWKPEQLEAHLKVFPEGQFVADYDGKIVGSCSSLIVKFDPEYKEHTWKEACGDSIFSAHNPKGDSLYGADISTHPDNRRLGVATKIYDARKALAIKLNLRRIIAGARLFNYCEYAKELSPLEYVKKVLKHEIREPVLEFQVKNGFKFIKILNDYMKDPRSLNHATFIEWINPNYKAK, via the coding sequence ATGTCTGCTCAAACTCGTAAAAGTAAGGTAATCATTCGTAATATGACTAAAGAGGACATACCCAAAATTGTAGAATTACAAAAAGCCGCATTTCCATATATGGCAGCTGAAGGTGTTTACTGGAAACCTGAACAATTAGAAGCACATCTCAAAGTATTTCCAGAAGGCCAATTTGTGGCTGACTATGATGGCAAGATTGTCGGTTCATGTAGTAGTTTAATTGTGAAATTTGACCCTGAATACAAAGAACACACTTGGAAAGAAGCTTGTGGTGATAGTATCTTTTCAGCACATAATCCAAAAGGAGATTCATTATATGGTGCAGATATCTCCACACATCCAGATAACAGACGATTAGGTGTAGCAACTAAAATTTATGATGCACGAAAAGCACTTGCAATAAAACTCAATTTACGTAGAATTATTGCAGGTGCGAGATTGTTCAACTATTGTGAATATGCAAAAGAACTATCTCCTCTTGAATATGTTAAAAAAGTTTTGAAACATGAAATTAGAGAACCTGTTTTAGAATTTCAAGTCAAAAACGGTTTCAAATTTATAAAAATTCTTAATGATTACATGAAGGATCCACGATCACTTAACCATGCCACTTTTATTGAATGGATTAATCCAAATTACAAAGCAAAATGA